TTAtgaatacatttttaatttcaaattatcctaacattttctctaaaatctctCCTTCCATGTTTTTAGAATCTATCTTTGGGACTCTATCATTCCATTATTCTTTGTCCTGCAACACTTGttgttgagaaatatttcagaTTTGATAAACCAACTCCTAAAGCCCTGTCACacaataaaagatatatataattaacaaaaattataaaaaccaaACAACCATAAGGTCATAAGCTTTGAGGATTCAATCTTTTGAAGTTTGTAAGGAATAGTGGTTATATTCTCAATTctgtttaaaagaaaattgcaCCAAATTGCAAGTTTTGAAAGAACAAActcataaatattattaagatAATGTGGTTGGGGATCATAGAATTGTATTATTAAGTGTAGATTATATGTCTCACTGGTTGAAGGTAGCAATGAAGCAATAGGACCTTTTCCAGTAACAGCAGCTTAGATTgcaaagatgagaaaaacaacCATAGCCAAGTTAGAATGTTTAATCTCTGCCAAttgaagtctttctttcttttcaggaTCACTAGCTAAACCAAGAGGATCAAAGAATTTGCCACTTGGGTATAACCTTTTCTCCAGAAACCCTGCCCAATGTTGTCTCCATTCACCTGTTCAATAGAACCaccaaaaatcaaaatgtttgtgacataattaaaatagtcACCAATTATCATTTGACATAAAGTATACCTGTTCAGCTACAACTTGTAAAACCTCATTAATTTGTGGATCTTCAGAGAACGTACTTGGAGAACGGAAACAAGATTTCCAAGCAAATTCTCCAATGTTTTAACTCTATGGTTAGCATGAGAGTTAGAGCTAGAACTTGCGTGTCGAGCAATCTTGCCAAGACAACGCACACGTCCTCTTTTTTCGGATCCTTTAACTTTTGAGTAAATATCATTCTTCCAGTTTGTAGAATCTTGAGTGGTTTGAGAATTATTTGAACTTTCTGCCTCCTCTACCATATGCTTCTTTAGTTCTTCCTACATTTAACACAGTTTCATAGCCAATTACAACATTTAATAACATGAAACTTTGCATTCTTTATACATCGAAAGAAAGTTACATAACACATTCAAGTTCTTAAAGTTAGGCACAATAAGACCAATTCATGAAATCTAATAACATGAGCTAGAATATAAAATTAGGCACACAATCTATCTTCAAAGTTTAAAATTCTTACAATTACATTAGCGGCCTTCTCATTAACAATACTTCCATCTTTTCGAGTTCgagtattaatataaatttgtgCTCGCGATGGTTGCTTTCCTCTAGCTTTTGTTGTCTAACATTAGTAACAAGAATGTCAACCATCATAACtgtattgataaattaattaaaaaaataccgAAAGAGACAAACCATCTCATGAATTAGTTGTGGAAGATTCTTGGTTCCCATGCAATGTATGTAATCATATTTTGTGCGATGCTTTTTGTTCATGTTACTTATTTTCTATATCCAATTAATAAGTAAAGTCAACAATCAAAACAAGCACATGATAAATATTGctatatgaacaaaatattattgacattGTACAAATACCTGTCCATTTTTGGAACACCAGTGATGTACTAAAGCACCATACTGAGAAGGATCAATCCTTGTGTCCGGGATGTAGGCAGCCATTTCTGCTTATATCTTACTACTGTCATATCCCTTTGATTTCAAATGATACTTGAATTTCCTCCACTTAACCTTCATGTTATCCTTTAGTATCTTCTTAGTTTGCTCGATGAATTCAGGAACAAATCTAAACTTTTTCtatcatatgaataattaaCAAAACACAAATTTCGTTAgacatttttgcaaaaaaaagtatttacaaagcttgaaatgaaatagaacttttaaaaatttatacaaCACCTGAATTAGTTCAATCATATCAGTAATATAGGACTCAGGCATCTTACTCCAGCTAATGTAATTGATTGGAGCACATTGAGATCTCCTTACCAAACTTCCTATTGAATTTAAAAGAGTTTTTCCTTCCCAACCAATAGGATGACCAAAAGAATCTACATCCACCAATATAAACTCTCCATCTGGCATGTCCCACACATCTAGCATATGTGTATAACCTCTTGTTCTCTTTTCACctaaatcatatattcatattaGCAAACCATAAAACACTCAATATCAATTGTCTTAGATCAGTACAACNNNNNNNNNNNNNNNNNNNNNNNNNNNNNNNNNNNNNNNNNNNNNNNNNNNNNNNNNNNNNNNNNNNNNNNNNNNNNNNNNNNNNNNNNNNNNNNNNNNNNNNNNNNNNNNNNNNNNNNNNNNNNNNNNNNNNNNNNNNNNNNNNNNNNNNNNNNNNNNNNNNNNNNNNNNNNNNNNNNNNNNNNNNNNNNNNNNNNNNNNNNNNNNNNNNNNNNNNNNNNNNNNNNNNNNNNNNNNNNNNNNNNNNNNNNNNNNNNNNNNNNNNNNNNNNNNNNNNNNNNNNNNNNNNNNNNNNNNNNNNNNNNNNNNNNNNNNNNNNNNNNNNNNNNNNNNNNNNNNNNNNNNNNNNNNNNNNNNNNNNNNNNNNNNNNNNNNNNNNNNNNNNNNNNNNNNNNNNNNNNNNNNNNNNNNNNNNNNNNNNNNNNNNNNNNNNNNNNNNNNNNNNNNNNNNNNNNNNNNNNNNNNNNNNNNNNNNNNNNNNNNNNNNNNNNNNNNNNNNNNNNNNNNNNNNNNNNNNNNNNNNNNNNNNNNNNNNNNNNNNNNNNNNNNNNNNNNNNNNNNNNNNNNNNNNNNNNNNNNNNNNNNNNNNNNNNNNNNNNNNNNNNNNNNNNNNNNNNNNNNNNNNNNNNNNNNNNNNNNNNNNNNNNNNNNNNNNNNNNNNNNNNNNNNNNNNNNNNNNNNNNNNNNNNNNNNNNNNNNNNNNNNNNNNNNNNNNNNNNNNNNNNNNNNNNNNNNNNNNNNNNNNNNNNNNNNNNNNNNNNNNNNNNNNNNNNNNNNNNNNNNNNNNNNNNNNNNNNNNNNNNNNNNNNNNNNNNNNNNNNNNNNNNNNNNNNNNNNNNNNNNNNNNNNNNNNNNNNNNNNNNNNNNNNNNNNNNNNNNNNNNNNNNNNNNNNNNNNNNNNNNNNNNNNNNNNNNNNNNNNNNNNNNNNNNNNNNNNNNNNNNNNNNNNNNNNNNNNNNNNNNNNNNNNNNNNNNNNNNNNNNNNNNNNNNNNNNNNNNNNNNNNNNNNNNNNNNNNNNNNNNNNNNNNNNNNNNNNNNNNNNNNNNNNNNNNNNNNNNNNNNNNNNNNNNNNNNNNNNNNNNNNNNNNNNNNNNNNNNNNNNNNNNNNNNNNNNNNNNNNNNNNNNNNNNNNNNNNNNNNNNNNNNNNNNNNNNNNNNNNNNNNNNNNNNNNNNNNNNNNNNNNNNNNNNNNNNNNNNNNNNNNNNNNNNNNNNNNNNNNNNNNNNNNNNNNNNNNNNNNNNNNNNNNNNNNNNNNNNNNNNNNNNNNNNNNNNNNNNNNNNNNNNNNNNNNNNNNNNNNNNNNNNNNNNNNNNNNNNNNNNNNNNNNNNNNNNNNNNNNNNNNNNNNNNNNNNNNNNNNNNNNNNNNNNNNNNNNNNNNNNNNNNNNNNNNNNNNNNNNNNNNNNNNNNNNNNNNNNNNNNNNNNNNNNNNNNNNNNNNNNNNNNNNNNNNNNNNNNNNNNNNNNNNNNNNNNNNNNNNNNNNNNNNNNNNNNNNNNNNNNNNNNNNNNNNNNNNNNNNNNNNNNNNNNNNNNNNNNNNNNNNNNNNNNNNNNNNNNNNNNNNNNNNNNNNNNNNNNNNNNNNNNNNNNNNNNNNNNNNNNNNNNNNNNNNNNNNNNNNNNNNNNNNNNNNNNNNNNNNNNNNNNNNNNNNNNNNNNNNNNNNNNNNNNNNNNNNNNNNNNNNNNNNNNNNNNNNNNNNNNNNNNNNNNNNNNNNNNNNNNNNNNNNNNNNNNNNNNNNNNNNNNNNNNNNNNNNNNNNNNNNNNNNNNNNNNNNNNNNNNNNNNNNNNNNNNNNNNNNNNNNNNNNNNNNNNNNNNNNNNNNNNNNNNNNNNNNNNNNNNNNNNNNNNNNNNNNNNNNNNNNNNNNNNNNNNNNNNNNNNNNNNNNNNNNNNNNNNNNNNNNNNNNNNNNNNNNNNNNNNNNNNNNNNNNNNNNNNNNNNNNNNNNNNNNNNNNNNNNNNNNNNNNNNNNNNNNNNNNNNNNNNNNNNNNNNNNNNNNNNNNNNNNNNNNNNNNNNNNNNNNNNNNNNNNNNNNNNNNNNNNNNNNNNNNNNNNNNNNNNNNNNNNNNNNNNNNNNNNNNNNNNNNNNNNNNNNNNNNNNNNNNNNNNNNNNNNNNNNNNNNNNNNNNNNNNNNNNNNNNNNNNNNNNNNNNNNNNNNNNNNNNNNNNNNNNNNNNNNNNNNNNNNNNNNNNNNNNNNNNNNNNNNNNNNNNNNNNNNNNNNNNNNNNNNNNNNNNNNNNNNNNNNNNNNNNNNNNNNNNNNNNNNNNNNNNNNNNNNNNNNNNNNNNNNNNNNNNNNNNNNNNNNNNNNNNNNNNNNNNNNNNNNNNNNNNNNNNNNNNNNNNNNNNNNNNNNNNNNNNNNNNNNNNNNNNNNNNNNNNNNNNNNNNNNNNNNNNNNNNNNNNNNNNNNNNNNNNNNNNNNNNNNNNNNNNNNNNNNNNNNNNNNNNNNNNNNNNNNNNNNNNNNNNNNNNNNNNNNNNNNNNNNNNNNNNNNNNNNNNNNNNNNNNNNNNNNNNNNNNNNNNNNNNNNNNNNNNNNNNNNNNNNNNNNNNNNNNNNNNNNNNNNNNNNNNNNNNNNNNNNNNNNNNNNNNNNNNNNNNNNNNNNNNNNNNNNNNNNNNNNNNNNNNNNNNNNNNNNNNNNNNNNNNNNNNNNNNNNNNNNNNNNNNNNNNNNNNNNNNNNNNNNNNNNNNNNNNNNNNNNNNNNNNNNNNNNNNNNNNNNNNNNNNNNNNNNNNNNNNNNNNNNNNNNNNNNNNNNNNNNNNNNNNNNNNNNNNNNNNNNNNNNNNNNNNNNNNNNNNNNNNNNNNNNNNNNNNNNNNNNNNNNNNNNNNNNNNNNNNNNNNNNNNNNNNNNNNNNNNNNNNNNNNNNNNNNNNNNNNNNNNNNNNNNNNNNNNNNNNNNNNNNNNNNNNNNNNNNNNNNNNNNNNNNNNNNNNNNNNNNNNNNNNNNNNNNNNNNNNNNNNNNNNNNNNNNNNNNNNNNNNNNNNNNNNNNNNNNNNNNNNNNNNNNNNNNNNNNNNNNNNNNNNNNNNNNNNNNNNNNNNNNNNNNNNNNNNNNNNNNNNNNNNNNNNNNNNNNNNNNNNNNNNNNNNNNNNNNNNNNNNNNNNNNNNNNNNNNNNNNNNNNNNNNNNNNNNNNNNNNNNNNNNNNNNNNNNNNNNNNNNNNNNNNNNNNNNNNNNNNNNNNNNNNNNNNNNNNNNNNNNNNNNNNNNNNNNNNNNNNNNNNNNNNNNNNNNNNNNNNNNNNNNNNNNNNNNNNNNNNNNNNNNNNNNNNNNNNNNNNNNNNNNNNNNNNNNNNNNNNNNNNNNNNNNNNNNNNNNNNNNNNNNNNNNNNNNNNNNNNNNNNNNNNNNNNNNNNNNNNNNNNNNNNNNNNNNNNNNNNNNNNNNNNNNNNNNNNNNNNNNNNNNNNNNNNNNNNNNNNNNNNNNNNNNNNNNNNNNNNNNNNNNNNNNNNNNNNNNNNNNNNNNNNNNNNNNNNNNNNNNNNNNNNNNNNNNNNNNNNNNNNNNNNNNNNNNNNNNNNNNNNNNNNNNNNNNNNNNNNNNNNNNNNNNNNNNNNNNNNNNNNNNNNNNNNNNNNNNNNNNNNNNNNNNNNNNNNNNNNNNNNNNNNNNNNNNNNNNNNNNNNNNNNNNNNNNNNNNNNNNNNNNNNNNNNNNNNNNNNNNNNNNNNNNNNNNNNNNNNNNNNNNNNNNNNNNNNNNNNNNNNNNNNNNNNNNNNNNNNNNNNNNNNNNNNNNNNNNNNNNNNNNNNNNNNNNNNNNNNNNNNNNNNNNNNNNNNNNNNNNNNNNNNNNNNNNNNNNNNNNNNNNNNNNNNNNNNNNNNNNNNNNNNNNNNNNNNNNNNNNNNNNNNNNNNNNNNNNNNNNNNNNNNNNNNNNNNNNNNNNNNNNNNNNNNNNNNNNNNNNNNNNNNNNNNNNNNNNNNNNNNNNNNNNNNNNNNNNNNNNNNNNNNNNNNNNNNNNNNNNNNNNNNNNNNNNNNNNNNNNNNNNNNNNNNNNNNNNNNNNNNNNNNNNNNNNNNNNNNNNNNNNNNNNNNNNNNNNNNNNNNNNNNNNNNNNNNNNNNNNNNNNNNNNNNNNNNNNNNNNNNNNNNNNNNNNNNNNNNNNNNNNNNNNNNNNNNNNNNNNNNNNNNNNNNNNNNNNNNNNNNNNNNNNNNNNNNNNNNNNNNNNNNNNNNNNNNNNNNNNNNNNNNNNNNNNNNNNNNNNNNNNNNNNNNNNNNNNNNNNNNNNNNNNNNNNNNNNNNNNNNNNNNNNNNNNNNNNNNNNNNNNNNNNNNNNNNNNNNNNNNNNNNNNNNNNNNNNNNNNNNNNNNNNNNNNNNNNNNNNNNNNNNNNNNNNNNNNNNNNNNNNNNNNNNNNNNNNNNNNNNNNNNNNNNNNNNNNNNNNNNNNNNNNNNNNNNNNNNNNNNNNNNNNNNNNNNNNNNNNNNNNNNNNNNNNNNNNNNNNNNNNNNNNNNNNNNNNNNNNNNNNNNNNNNNNNNNNNNNNNNNNNNNNNNNNNNNNNNNNNNNNNNNNNNNNNNNNNNNNNNNNNNNNNNNNNNNNNNNNNNNNNNNNNNNNNNNNNNNNNNNNNNNNNNNNNNNNNNNNNNNNNNNNNNNNNNNNNNNNNNNNNNNNNNNNNNNNNNNNNNNNNNNNNNNNNNNNNNNNNNNNNNNNNNNNNNNNNNNNNNNNNNNNNNNNNNNNNNNNNNNNNNNNNNNNNNNNNNNNNNNNNNNNNNNNNNNNNNNNNNNNNNNNNNNNNNNNNNNNNNNNNNNNNNNNNNNNNNNNNNNNNNNNNNNNNNNNNNNNNNNNNNNNNNNNNNNNNNNNNNNNNNNNNNNNNNNNNNNNNNNNNNNNNNNNNNNNNNNNNNNNNNNNNNNNNNNNNNNNNNNNNNNNNNNNNNNNNNNNNNNNNNNNNNNNNNNNNNNNNNNNNNNNNNNNNNNNNNNNNNNNNNNNNNNNNNNNNNNNNNNNNNNNNNNNNNNNNNNNNNNNNNNNNNNNNNNNNNNNNNNNNNNNNNNNNNNNNNNNNNNNNNNNNNNNNNNNNNNNNNNNNNNNNNNNNNNNNNNNNNNNNNNNNNNNNNNNNNNNNNNNNNNNNNNNNNNNNNNNNNNNNNNNNNNNNNNNNNNNNNNNNNNNNNNNNNNNNNNNNNNNNNNNNNNNNNNNNNNNNNNNNNNNNNNNNNNNNNNNNNNNNNNNNNNNNNNNNNNNNNNNNNNNNNNNNNNNNNNNNNNNNNNNNNNNNNNNNNNNNNNNNNNNNNNNNNNNNNNNNNNNNNNNNNNNNNNNNNNNNNNNNNNNNNNNNNNNNNNNNNNNNNNNNNNNNNNNNNNNNNNNNNNNNNNNNNNNNNNNNNNNNNNNNNNNNNNNNNNNNNNNNNNNNNNNNNNNNNNNNNNNNNNNNNNNNNNNNNNNNNNNNNNNNNNNNNNNNNNNNNNNNNNNNNNNNNNNNNNNNNNNNNNNNNNNNNNNNNNNNNNNNNNNNNNNNNNNNNNNNNNNNNNNNNNNNNNNNNNNNNNNNNNNNNNNNNNNNNNNNNNNNNNNNNNNNNNNNNNNNNNNNNNNNNNNNNNNNNNNNNNNNNNNNNNNNNNNNNNNNNNNNNNNNNNNNNNNNNNNNNNNNNNNNNNNNNNNNNNNNNNNNNNNNNNNNNNNNNNNNNNNNNNNNNNNNNNNNNNNNNNNNNNNNNNNNNNNNNNNNNNNNNNNNNNNNNNNNNNNNNNNNNNNNNNNNNNNNNNNNNNNNNNNNNNNNNNNNNNNNNNNNNNNNNNNNNNNNNNNNNNNNNNNNNNNNNNNNNNNNNNNNNNNNNNNNNNNNNNNNNNNNNNNNNNNNNNNNNNNNNNNNNNNNNNNNNNNNNNNNNNNNNNNNNNNNNNNNNNNNNNNNNNNNNNNNNNNNNNNNNNNNNNNNNNNNNNNNNNNNNNNNNNNNNNNNNNNNNNNNNNNNNNNNNNNNNNNNNNNNNNNNNNNNNNNNNNNNNNNNNNNNNNNNNNNNNNNNNNNNNNNNNNNNNNNNNNNNNNNNNNNNNNNNNNNNNNNNNNNNNNNNNNNNNNNNNNNNNNNNNNNNNNNNNNNNNNNNNNNNNNNNNNNNNNNNNNNNNNNNNNNNNNNNNNNNNNNNNNNNNNNNNNNNNNNNNNNNNNNNNNNNNNNNNNNNNNNNNNNNNNNNNNNNNNNNNNNNNNNNNNNNNNNNNNNNNNNNNNNNNNNNNNNNNNNNNNNNNNNNNNNNNNNNNNNNNNNNNNNNNNNNNNNNNNNNNNNNNNNNNNNNNNNNNNNNNNNNNNNNNNNNNNNNNNNNNNNNNNNNNNNNNNNNNNNNNNNNNNNNNNNNNNNNNNNNNNNNNNNNNNNNNNNNNNNNNNNNNNNNNNNNNNNNNNNNNNNNNNNNNNNNNNNNNNNNNNNNNNNNNNNNNNNNNNNNNNNNNNNNNNNNNNNNNNNNNNNNNNNNNNNNNNNNNNNNNNNNNNNNNNNNNNNNNNNNNNNNNNNNNNNNNNNNNNNNNNNNNNNNNNNNNNNNNNNNNNNNNNNNNNNNNNNNNNNNNNNNNNNNNNNNNNNNNNNNNNNNNNNNNNNNNNNNNNNNNNNNNNNNNNNNNNNNNNNNNNNNNNNNNNNNNNNNNNNNNNNNNNNNNNNNNNNNNNNNNNNNNNNNNNNNNNNNNNNNNNNNNNNNNNNNNNNNNNNNNNNNNNNNNNNNNNNNNNNNNNNNNNNNNNNNNNNNNNNNNNNNNNNNNNNNNNNNNNNNNNNNNNNNNNNNNNNNNNNNNNNNNNNNNNNNNNNNNNNNNNNNNNNNNNNNNNNNNNNNNNNNNNNNNNNNNNNNNNNNNNNNNNNNNNNNNNNNNNNNNNNNNNNNNNNNNNNNNNNNNNNNNNNNNNNNNNNNNNNNNNNNNNNNNNNNNNNNNNNNNNNNNNNNNNNNNNNNNNctctaacgtgcgtttctggtaccgcgagcaaatccggtaaaaatctccgctcgcaacgtcgcctccaaattggtcccctagcaccgtggcgtggtagtgagcaactttcccttctaactcttcgcgaaatgaagcttggatctagaagaaacggaggggtttgtgtttgaatctcaaataccgtttttcttcgttttcggatcaaagaggaagagtggagttgcgaaacctttgttctaactctcacccaaccttgggttactagttttgaagaaaagaaagcgacgaaaatgaaaacgggagaaggagggagaaaTGGCCGCGgttggcagaggaagaagatggaaaatcagattttccttccttcctttttcctttctttgtttttccttcctttctatttccttctttcctttatataaccttttcttttccttttccttccttctaatttccttcctttctattctctccaagcaaacatatatatattaaatataacttaacaaatatctcaaaatgtctagatatttgttaaattaccatttcacccgtaatgcattaaattctccgtaaaggatttaccgcacttaatttaaatttatttatcgacgagtaattctaaacggggtcaaaataactttttgatcctatacactccataatattattaactttggctaaaaagcctctgagccaaaatccaaaacatataaaatacataaagtgtaccttaaaattatgggtcttacaacaaCCACAGTAAGTATAGTTAAACTAATAGTCATTGTTCTTGTGACGTGACTGTAAAATCCAATGGAAAAACTCCATTCAAAATATCAGAAAAGGTGGAAAACAAAAAGGTAACATAATTTGGTGGGTTTGAGGAGGGCTACATAATATTTAGTTAGGGAAGGATAAACAACTCATTTTTCAGCAACACTACAACAAAGGAACAAGTCATTTTATGCCCCTTTGCTTGAGCTCATATGCTTCTGACTTCAAATTTCACAATTAAAAAAGAGTTTATTTAGCCTCCTTCAATCAAATCAATCCTCACTTGGTCAAAAGAACGGGATAGGATTATTTGCAAGAATAAAAGAACATAAATGTTGTCAATCGCAAATCACAGAAAATTGCACTTTATTCAAATTTCGCTATGCAACAGTCTTTTAGGCCTACACAATTGCTATAATTATAATTGACAGTTTGACACCAATTTTTACTTTAAGATAAAAATTCTTAGTTCGACCACGGACATGGGCAAATAGATCAACAGTTCTATTTTACCAAAAATATTTACCTtcacaggtctggacatgttctactgaaaagtgttgttttaaagaatcgattggtaaatcgattagcttgtatagtttcaagattaaagaaaaccaagatcgcgataatcgattggcaaatcgatttagctcattttataactttacaaaatcgattgggaaatcgatttcgtagttggtttttcagaaactatataagatgtctttcaatctttattctcataacttctaaaaacttttacataacttttacataactttttcctaactttcataatttctcttatgctctcaaaaacggttcatggcaacaaactaacaact
The genomic region above belongs to Cicer arietinum cultivar CDC Frontier isolate Library 1 chromosome 4, Cicar.CDCFrontier_v2.0, whole genome shotgun sequence and contains:
- the LOC101505196 gene encoding uncharacterized protein — protein: MAAYIPDTRIDPSQYGALVHHWCSKNGQKISNMNKKHRTKYDYIHCMGTKNLPQLIHEMTTKARGKQPSRAQIYINTRTRKDGSIVNEKAANVIEELKKHMVEEAESSNNSQTTQDSTNWKNDIYSKVKGSEKRGRVRCLGKIARHASSSSNSHANHRVKTLENLLGNLVSVLQVRSLKIHKLMRFYKL